The following proteins are co-located in the Sporolactobacillus pectinivorans genome:
- a CDS encoding diacylglycerol kinase family protein, with amino-acid sequence MAKYQIEKRRHKSLSKSFRDAISGFWLAFCQERNIHIQLAAAVIVVAFSLAVHISATDMMIVIILIGGVISLELMNTAVERVVDLVTRERHPMAKAAKDAAAAAVWWFSVIAAVIYVYIIIETLLSK; translated from the coding sequence ATGGCAAAGTATCAGATCGAAAAGCGGCGGCATAAAAGCCTGTCAAAAAGTTTCAGAGACGCGATATCGGGATTCTGGCTGGCATTTTGCCAGGAACGCAACATACATATCCAGCTTGCTGCCGCAGTTATCGTGGTCGCTTTCTCACTGGCTGTCCATATATCTGCGACGGACATGATGATCGTGATCATACTGATCGGCGGCGTGATCAGTCTGGAATTAATGAATACAGCAGTGGAACGGGTAGTTGATCTCGTGACTCGTGAACGCCACCCGATGGCAAAAGCAGCAAAGGATGCAGCGGCTGCCGCCGTATGGTGGTTTTCCGTAATTGCTGCGGTCATCTATGTCTATATCATTATTGAGACACTGCTATCAAAATGA
- a CDS encoding cytidine deaminase has product MSISLLRHCYQNEKVNAMNDRQLIEAAEKAMKNAYVPYSHFHVGAALLTKSGNVFTGFNIENAAYSVCNCAERTAIFKAFSENEKEYAALAVIAASGRPVPPCGACRQVMSELCPPDMRVILANTSGDTLITTVAELLPGAFLSGDMSQ; this is encoded by the coding sequence ATGTCTATATCATTATTGAGACACTGCTATCAAAATGAAAAGGTGAATGCAATGAATGACAGACAATTAATCGAAGCGGCTGAAAAGGCGATGAAAAATGCATATGTCCCCTACTCTCATTTTCATGTGGGAGCGGCTTTACTGACTAAATCCGGGAATGTTTTTACCGGATTCAATATTGAAAACGCTGCATACTCCGTTTGTAATTGTGCGGAACGAACGGCCATCTTCAAGGCCTTTTCCGAAAATGAAAAAGAATACGCGGCACTGGCGGTTATTGCGGCAAGTGGGCGGCCTGTTCCGCCATGCGGCGCCTGCCGGCAAGTGATGAGCGAACTTTGTCCTCCTGATATGCGGGTGATTCTTGCCAATACATCTGGGGATACCCTCATTACAACTGTTGCTGAGCTGCTGCCGGGCGCGTTTCTGTCGGGGGATATGAGCCAATGA
- a CDS encoding YqzL family protein has protein sequence MGRMKNMLNLDWKIFCLTGSVDSYLLIKKMEKENKKRGSEGNTANVKEKGKISLSG, from the coding sequence ATGGGAAGGATGAAAAATATGCTGAATCTGGATTGGAAAATATTTTGTCTGACAGGCAGTGTCGATTCTTATCTTCTGATCAAAAAAATGGAAAAAGAAAACAAAAAACGGGGTTCGGAGGGGAACACTGCGAATGTCAAGGAAAAAGGTAAGATAAGCTTATCGGGCTGA
- the dnaG gene encoding DNA primase — MLVVHDVLQLQQKKIEEIRKSLDIVDIIGEYVQLNKQGKNYSGLCPFHSERTPSFSVSPDKQLYHCFGCGAGGNIFTFIMEIEGMSFPEAVQFLADKAKIDLGNSLSESSAGRNRQEQGRKQLVDGMELLTKFYHYLLGSAKFGSPGMEYLTARDFNSEMIERFRIGYAVNSWDTATALLQRRKVNMEQMEKAGLVAKRGFDHQYFDRFRNRIIFPIFNMRGQTVAFGGRTLGEEKPKYLNTPESQIFHKGNILYGYHLARQSIRKNNQVVLLEGYVDVVRAHQIGVTNSVASMGTSLTEDQAAALSRMAETVIVCYDSDSAGIEASFRAAGMLQGDGKIVKIAKMPEGYDPDDYIRKFGGERFKSDVIGASQTLMTFKMDYFRRKRNLSDEGDRLLYIEDILKEIITLRRAVERDHYLRLLAEEFSISLDALKRQEMQMYKAAKRRDESKEREAATVAVPGRNRLAPAYEMAERRLLAHMMRSREIADRVREEVGGDFSLKIHQALAAYLYGYYEEGNPPDEGLFIQRIEDPRLQQKAAELSMIPMNRQAEEQEIEDCIHQVVKHAGASMIADMVAERKQAEQSGDFEKAARLLSEIIDREKQLNTENTQ; from the coding sequence ATGTTGGTGGTGCATGATGTTTTGCAACTGCAGCAAAAGAAAATCGAGGAAATCAGGAAGTCGCTGGACATCGTCGATATCATTGGCGAATATGTCCAGCTGAATAAACAGGGAAAGAACTATTCAGGCCTGTGCCCCTTTCACAGTGAGCGCACGCCGTCCTTCTCCGTGTCTCCGGATAAACAGCTGTATCATTGCTTTGGCTGCGGCGCCGGAGGAAATATCTTTACATTTATTATGGAGATTGAGGGCATGTCCTTTCCTGAAGCGGTGCAATTTCTCGCTGACAAGGCCAAGATTGACTTGGGAAATTCCCTTTCAGAATCGTCCGCGGGAAGAAACAGGCAAGAGCAGGGCAGAAAACAACTTGTTGATGGTATGGAACTATTAACAAAATTTTATCATTATTTACTCGGATCTGCAAAGTTTGGTTCTCCCGGAATGGAATATTTAACCGCGCGGGATTTCAACAGTGAAATGATCGAACGCTTCAGAATAGGGTATGCGGTAAACAGCTGGGATACGGCAACTGCGCTGCTTCAGAGAAGAAAGGTCAACATGGAGCAGATGGAAAAAGCGGGATTGGTTGCCAAAAGGGGTTTTGACCATCAGTATTTTGATCGCTTTCGAAACCGGATTATCTTTCCGATATTTAATATGAGAGGTCAGACCGTCGCATTCGGAGGCCGGACACTTGGAGAAGAGAAACCGAAATATTTGAATACACCCGAATCACAAATTTTTCATAAGGGAAATATCCTTTATGGTTATCATCTGGCGAGACAGTCCATCCGCAAGAATAATCAGGTGGTTCTTCTGGAGGGGTACGTTGATGTAGTGCGGGCGCATCAGATCGGTGTAACTAACAGTGTTGCTTCGATGGGGACTTCGCTGACTGAGGACCAGGCAGCGGCGCTCTCACGAATGGCAGAAACGGTTATTGTGTGCTACGATTCCGATTCGGCCGGGATTGAAGCCAGTTTCCGTGCAGCCGGTATGCTTCAGGGAGACGGAAAAATCGTTAAAATAGCAAAAATGCCGGAAGGATATGACCCCGATGACTACATTCGCAAGTTTGGCGGCGAACGTTTTAAGAGCGATGTAATAGGGGCTAGCCAAACACTGATGACTTTCAAGATGGACTACTTCCGCAGAAAAAGGAATCTGAGTGATGAAGGAGATCGGCTGCTCTATATCGAAGACATATTAAAGGAAATCATCACCCTGAGAAGGGCAGTCGAGCGGGATCATTATCTCAGGCTGCTGGCGGAAGAATTTTCGATTTCCCTGGATGCGCTGAAGAGACAGGAGATGCAGATGTACAAAGCTGCAAAGCGGCGTGATGAGTCAAAAGAACGGGAAGCAGCTACTGTTGCTGTACCGGGACGTAACCGGCTTGCTCCGGCATATGAAATGGCAGAGCGGAGATTGCTCGCACACATGATGAGAAGCAGGGAGATAGCCGATCGCGTACGGGAGGAAGTGGGTGGTGACTTCTCGCTTAAGATTCATCAGGCACTTGCTGCATATCTGTATGGCTATTATGAGGAGGGTAATCCGCCTGATGAAGGTCTGTTTATTCAGCGGATTGAGGATCCGCGCCTGCAGCAGAAAGCAGCGGAATTATCCATGATACCCATGAACCGGCAGGCAGAGGAGCAAGAAATTGAGGATTGTATCCATCAGGTTGTCAAACATGCAGGAGCGTCAATGATCGCTGATATGGTGGCCGAGAGAAAACAGGCTGAGCAAAGCGGTGACTTCGAAAAAGCCGCACGGCTGCTGTCAGAAATCATTGACAGAGAAAAGCAATTGAACACGGAAAATACCCAGTGA
- the recO gene encoding DNA repair protein RecO produces the protein MTKADGVIIRTTDYGENNKIITLYTAEFGKIGLMARGAKKPKSTLSSVSHVLFYGLCLFNKGRGLGSLYQAETINPFRTMMSDIEKTGYAALIVELTDRLTEDGQPFPALFRLLRDTLLLIEKGTDPAVLAAIFSIKMMKVAGIDPEVDHCIRCGERTTPFKFSISGGGFLCKKCEASDPYALPMTPAVAKMFPLFKKIPIGRIGRVSVRPETIGEIESIIYTYYERNTGIKLRARRFIEQLSRLRPKE, from the coding sequence ATGACCAAAGCTGATGGCGTTATTATTCGTACAACGGACTATGGGGAAAACAATAAAATCATCACCCTTTACACTGCAGAATTCGGGAAAATCGGATTGATGGCAAGGGGTGCGAAAAAGCCTAAAAGCACACTTTCTTCGGTCAGCCATGTGCTTTTCTATGGCCTCTGTCTTTTTAATAAGGGCAGGGGCCTTGGTTCGTTATATCAGGCAGAAACGATTAATCCTTTTCGGACGATGATGTCTGATATCGAAAAAACCGGCTATGCGGCCCTGATTGTTGAACTTACCGATCGGCTGACTGAGGATGGGCAGCCCTTCCCTGCTCTCTTCAGACTGCTCAGAGATACGCTCCTGCTCATCGAAAAGGGAACAGATCCAGCGGTACTTGCGGCAATTTTTTCAATCAAAATGATGAAGGTTGCAGGCATTGATCCTGAAGTAGATCACTGCATTCGCTGCGGAGAGCGGACGACGCCTTTTAAGTTTTCAATTTCCGGGGGCGGTTTTCTGTGCAAAAAATGTGAAGCATCAGATCCTTATGCACTACCGATGACCCCGGCCGTAGCCAAAATGTTTCCTCTGTTTAAGAAAATTCCTATCGGACGGATTGGCCGTGTTTCAGTCAGACCTGAAACAATTGGCGAAATCGAATCCATTATTTATACTTATTATGAACGAAATACAGGCATTAAGCTTCGTGCCAGACGCTTTATCGAGCAACTGTCCAGGCTCCGGCCGAAAGAATAA
- a CDS encoding HD family phosphohydrolase: MAPWNRFRNKLKAFFVRYVADWGIIVIVGAVLYVLMIGTVLPKNLDVRLHEIASSDIQSPIDAVDTQATEVKKQDAMGATPSAYVYNKNLGLIQVEKVGDLFDTISSVKKQLKISGSSSQADLKTAIGKINAGLSSAPDSKLPDETLKTLLMASDRDFQIAEDITSTSIYEAMSGKVGWNDLERVQNKASASLPSSVLNDEMRSALNVVLRNYITANYTFDATATRQNKQDAANNVDNVTIHQGEVIVRKGELVTSDMIRQLKLVGLLDDHFNIVPFIGLFLFTGFITLVFWFEYYRFKAQHQKYSLKYLYIYALIFLGATVIIKICSYLRLTQVSGLSDIIPIAVAPLLIRMLLSERTAVVTGVLLSLIGSVIFGSSTRAAIFDAPTAIYLLFSCLAGALVLRKRQVRPKIFQTGGIVALVNIMILLALLMLQNTPLSLVGTGTMLIFAFLSGFLSVIFANGLMPLFETGFRILSPIRLLELSNPSQPLLRKILIEAPGTYHHSVMVANLAERACEAIGANGLLARVAAYYHDIGKTKRPKFFVENQLDGVNPHEKISPQLSRTIIFSHPYDGADILRQHHMPKEIIDIAEQHHGTTLLRYFYVKAQELSDQPVPESEFRYPGPKVQTKEGAVVELADSIEAAVRSMKKPTPVKVQNLVKSIFNDRLSDGQFDDCDVTLKELKIVEKSIDETLRGVYHSRIEYPKDLKVKKVSGK, translated from the coding sequence ATGGCACCATGGAATCGTTTTAGAAACAAACTGAAGGCGTTCTTTGTCAGATATGTCGCCGACTGGGGTATTATTGTCATCGTCGGTGCCGTTCTTTATGTGCTGATGATCGGCACTGTCCTTCCTAAAAATCTCGATGTACGGCTCCATGAAATAGCATCCAGTGACATCCAGTCGCCGATTGACGCCGTAGACACGCAGGCAACCGAGGTAAAAAAGCAGGATGCCATGGGCGCAACACCTTCTGCTTACGTATACAATAAAAATCTCGGATTAATACAGGTTGAAAAAGTAGGGGATCTGTTTGATACTATTTCCTCTGTAAAAAAACAGCTTAAAATCAGCGGGAGCTCTTCACAAGCCGACTTGAAAACTGCCATCGGTAAAATAAATGCCGGGCTATCCAGCGCACCTGATTCTAAGCTTCCCGACGAAACCCTGAAAACACTGCTCATGGCTTCAGACAGAGACTTTCAGATCGCAGAAGACATTACAAGCACAAGTATCTATGAGGCGATGAGCGGCAAGGTCGGATGGAATGATCTGGAACGTGTCCAGAATAAAGCTTCAGCTTCACTGCCCTCCTCTGTCCTGAACGATGAGATGCGGAGCGCACTCAATGTTGTGCTCCGCAATTATATCACGGCTAATTACACTTTCGATGCCACCGCGACCCGACAGAATAAGCAGGATGCCGCCAATAATGTGGACAATGTCACGATCCATCAGGGAGAAGTCATCGTCAGAAAAGGCGAACTGGTGACGAGCGATATGATTCGGCAGCTTAAACTGGTCGGGCTTTTGGATGACCACTTTAATATTGTGCCATTTATCGGCCTCTTTCTTTTTACCGGATTCATCACGCTCGTTTTCTGGTTTGAGTATTACCGGTTTAAAGCGCAGCATCAGAAATATTCACTGAAATACTTGTATATCTACGCTTTGATTTTTCTAGGGGCCACAGTGATCATTAAAATTTGCAGCTATCTCAGGCTGACGCAGGTTTCCGGATTAAGCGACATCATTCCGATTGCAGTAGCCCCATTGCTGATTCGGATGCTTCTGAGTGAGAGAACGGCCGTTGTTACCGGAGTGCTTCTGTCGCTGATCGGCAGCGTAATTTTCGGCAGCAGTACGAGGGCAGCAATATTCGATGCACCGACGGCGATCTATTTACTTTTCTCTTGCCTAGCGGGAGCCTTGGTGCTGCGCAAACGTCAGGTGCGTCCGAAGATTTTTCAGACCGGCGGGATTGTGGCATTGGTCAATATCATGATTCTTTTAGCACTTTTGATGCTTCAGAATACTCCACTCTCACTCGTCGGTACCGGAACGATGCTGATCTTTGCTTTTTTATCCGGTTTTCTTTCAGTTATTTTTGCGAACGGGCTTATGCCCCTGTTTGAAACGGGATTTCGGATTCTTTCGCCGATCCGGTTGCTTGAACTTTCAAATCCGAGTCAGCCTTTGCTGCGGAAAATATTAATTGAGGCTCCAGGAACTTATCATCACAGTGTGATGGTAGCCAATCTTGCAGAGAGGGCATGTGAAGCGATAGGGGCAAACGGCCTTCTGGCGCGAGTTGCTGCATATTACCATGATATTGGAAAAACCAAACGTCCAAAATTCTTTGTTGAAAACCAGCTGGATGGTGTCAATCCTCATGAAAAAATTTCACCGCAGCTGAGCCGGACCATTATTTTTTCTCATCCTTACGATGGGGCGGATATTCTTCGGCAGCACCACATGCCGAAAGAAATTATTGATATCGCGGAACAGCACCATGGAACGACTCTGCTGCGCTACTTTTATGTCAAGGCACAGGAACTGAGTGATCAGCCCGTCCCTGAAAGTGAATTTCGATACCCAGGCCCAAAGGTCCAGACAAAGGAGGGTGCGGTAGTTGAATTGGCGGACAGCATAGAAGCGGCCGTCCGCTCCATGAAAAAACCGACACCCGTCAAGGTGCAAAATCTGGTCAAGAGCATATTCAATGACCGGTTGAGCGACGGACAATTCGATGACTGTGACGTAACGCTTAAGGAATTGAAAATCGTTGAAAAATCTATTGACGAAACACTTCGCGGTGTTTATCATTCACGAATAGAATATCCGAAAGATTTAAAAGTGAAAAAGGTGAGCGGAAAATGA
- the yqfD gene encoding sporulation protein YqfD has protein sequence MRHWIGQAGGYLKAEITGKTPEKFLSLCTGAGIRFWHVKRKNRSTIVCFLTLVEPELLKPLLRKSGCSIRILEKKGIPFYVRKMKTRLGVAAGLVLFIAILLVLSNMVWAIQVKGADPKLEEQIRSILIKEHLYVGSLDFFVPDSGQLESLLSARLNEVTWIGVSQEGTTYKIDVVQKKYPKEVKPTGPRNLIASKQAVIHHLFVETGQPVVESNQFVKRGQLLVLGTIGNEQEPRFVSAKGKVIGETWYQSEAVLPLKSRYTLYTGHLFRMHRLQLGGLILPLWGFNQHPYREFDKETVRKPIRFLIWDLPISYVQIQFREKKLSVRNLTEKEALAEAEKATEQKLLHSLSEDAKIVSSTIESKTIEKGKLIVHSRQVVYEDIAQPQAIDIAQEKRKLNNKQNAGQ, from the coding sequence TTGAGGCACTGGATAGGACAGGCCGGAGGTTATCTGAAGGCAGAGATTACGGGCAAAACGCCTGAAAAATTTCTCTCACTCTGCACAGGAGCGGGCATCCGTTTTTGGCATGTGAAACGAAAAAATCGGAGCACTATTGTCTGCTTCCTGACACTTGTAGAGCCGGAACTTTTGAAACCTTTGCTGCGGAAGAGCGGTTGCAGCATAAGAATATTGGAGAAGAAGGGCATTCCATTTTATGTTCGGAAGATGAAAACGAGGCTCGGCGTTGCAGCGGGCCTGGTTCTTTTTATCGCCATCCTGCTTGTATTATCAAACATGGTTTGGGCAATCCAGGTCAAGGGTGCAGATCCGAAACTTGAAGAACAAATCCGCTCTATATTGATAAAAGAACATCTTTATGTAGGGTCGCTGGACTTTTTCGTTCCGGATTCAGGCCAGCTGGAAAGCCTATTGTCGGCAAGGCTGAATGAAGTGACCTGGATTGGGGTCTCACAGGAAGGAACCACTTATAAAATCGATGTCGTTCAAAAAAAATACCCTAAGGAAGTCAAACCGACCGGGCCAAGAAATCTGATCGCTTCGAAACAGGCTGTTATCCATCATCTGTTCGTTGAAACCGGACAACCTGTTGTCGAAAGCAATCAGTTTGTCAAGCGCGGTCAGTTGCTGGTACTCGGAACTATAGGAAACGAGCAAGAACCGCGCTTTGTATCAGCCAAGGGAAAAGTGATCGGGGAAACATGGTATCAGTCAGAGGCAGTTCTGCCCTTGAAGAGCCGCTACACGCTTTATACTGGACATTTATTCCGGATGCACCGCCTTCAATTAGGCGGGCTGATTTTGCCGTTATGGGGATTCAATCAGCACCCTTATCGGGAGTTTGATAAAGAGACAGTGCGCAAGCCGATCCGTTTTCTTATCTGGGACTTGCCGATATCTTATGTACAGATACAGTTCAGAGAAAAGAAGCTGTCCGTTCGGAACCTGACAGAGAAAGAAGCTCTGGCAGAAGCAGAAAAAGCAACTGAACAGAAATTGCTGCACAGTCTTTCGGAAGATGCTAAGATTGTTTCCTCAACGATTGAAAGCAAGACGATTGAGAAAGGCAAACTGATTGTCCACAGCCGCCAGGTTGTGTATGAAGACATTGCCCAGCCCCAGGCCATTGACATTGCCCAGGAGAAGCGAAAATTGAATAATAAACAAAATGCAGGCCAGTGA
- the ybeY gene encoding rRNA maturation RNase YbeY: MTMTIDMHDDTEKISEEQQQWIIRLIDHAADLLQLTGEVECSLTFVGNPRIQEINREYRGIDRPTDVISFALEEIADDEVPILPEEGEPRVLGDIIVSIDKAREQAAAYGHSFERELGFLVVHGLLHLLGYDHTSETEEKEMFGLQEKILSTFGLNRN, translated from the coding sequence ATGACGATGACGATTGATATGCATGATGATACAGAGAAAATCAGTGAAGAACAGCAGCAATGGATAATCCGCCTGATTGATCACGCAGCCGATCTGCTGCAGTTGACGGGTGAAGTCGAGTGTTCGCTAACTTTTGTCGGCAATCCACGCATTCAGGAAATCAATCGGGAGTATCGGGGAATCGATCGTCCGACAGATGTCATTTCCTTTGCACTGGAAGAAATAGCTGATGACGAAGTGCCAATCCTGCCTGAAGAGGGCGAACCGCGGGTGTTGGGGGACATCATTGTCTCAATTGATAAAGCCAGAGAGCAGGCAGCAGCTTATGGACACTCGTTTGAGCGCGAACTGGGCTTTCTTGTCGTTCACGGCCTTCTCCATTTACTCGGATATGATCATACCTCCGAGACAGAGGAAAAAGAAATGTTTGGCCTGCAGGAAAAAATTCTGTCCACATTCGGATTAAACAGGAACTGA
- the era gene encoding GTPase Era gives MSETFKSGFAAIVGRPNVGKSTLLNRVLGQKIAIMSDKAQTTRNKIHGIYTTDKEQVIFIDTPGIHKPKHRLGEVMTSMALDTLNEVDLILFLIDAEQGYGKGDQFIIDFLKKTDSPAFLVVNKIDKVHPNDLLPLIDRYRSLYDFAEIIPLSALQGQNVSALLEQIGDYLPEGPKYYPEDQVTDHPERFIISELIREKILQLTRDEVPHSIAVVIDQMKTDEKHKKAEIQATIMVERSSQKGIIIGKAGSMLKQIGTLARKEIEALTGDKIFLELWVKVDKNWRDKEEELKNFGYISRDQS, from the coding sequence ATGAGCGAAACATTTAAATCAGGGTTTGCCGCGATTGTCGGCCGACCTAATGTCGGGAAATCCACATTGTTGAATCGTGTCCTCGGCCAGAAAATTGCGATCATGAGCGATAAAGCACAGACCACACGCAATAAGATTCACGGCATTTATACAACGGATAAGGAGCAGGTTATTTTTATTGATACTCCGGGTATCCACAAGCCTAAACACAGGCTTGGAGAAGTTATGACATCAATGGCCCTTGATACACTGAACGAAGTGGATCTTATCCTGTTTCTTATTGATGCAGAACAGGGATACGGCAAAGGTGATCAATTCATTATTGATTTTTTGAAAAAAACGGATTCGCCCGCATTTCTTGTTGTCAATAAAATTGACAAAGTCCATCCGAACGATCTGCTGCCGCTGATCGACCGCTACCGCAGCTTATACGATTTTGCCGAGATTATCCCTTTGTCGGCGCTTCAGGGGCAGAATGTCTCTGCATTGCTTGAACAAATCGGGGACTATCTGCCGGAAGGACCGAAATATTATCCGGAGGACCAGGTTACGGATCATCCGGAAAGATTTATTATATCTGAATTGATCCGCGAAAAAATTCTTCAGCTGACCCGCGACGAAGTGCCGCATTCGATTGCTGTAGTGATCGATCAGATGAAAACTGATGAAAAGCACAAGAAAGCCGAAATTCAGGCAACGATCATGGTTGAACGTTCATCACAAAAGGGTATTATTATTGGTAAAGCCGGAAGCATGCTGAAGCAAATCGGGACACTTGCCCGGAAAGAAATTGAAGCGCTGACCGGGGATAAAATATTTCTTGAGCTTTGGGTAAAAGTGGACAAGAATTGGCGAGATAAGGAAGAGGAATTGAAAAACTTCGGCTATATCAGCCGCGACCAATCATAA
- a CDS encoding PhoH family protein, whose protein sequence is MLFGPGDANLKIIEKTLGISIVTRGGAVSVSTENEDDVRRVEEILRALLQLIRRGISITERDAVYALKMAANGQLDLFGNLYETEITTNAKGKPIRVKTLGQRRYVEAMKTQDMVFAIGPAGTGKTYLAVVMAVTALKAGRIKRLILTRPAVEAGENLGFLPGDLKEKVDPYLRPLYDALHDVLGAEHTLRLLERGTIEIAPLAYMRGRTLEDAYVILDEAQNTTQEQMKMFLTRLGFGSKMIITGDVTQVDLPKGKKSGLKTARELLINVPGIAFIELQSADIVRHPLVQKIIEAYGD, encoded by the coding sequence ATGCTTTTCGGCCCGGGGGATGCTAATCTGAAAATTATTGAAAAGACTCTGGGCATTTCCATAGTAACGCGGGGTGGGGCCGTCAGTGTTTCCACTGAAAATGAAGATGATGTACGGCGGGTTGAGGAAATACTGCGCGCCTTACTTCAACTGATAAGGCGCGGTATTTCGATAACTGAGCGCGATGCTGTCTATGCTTTGAAGATGGCGGCAAACGGTCAGCTTGATCTTTTCGGGAACCTTTATGAAACAGAAATAACAACAAATGCCAAGGGAAAGCCCATCCGCGTCAAAACACTCGGGCAGCGAAGGTATGTGGAAGCGATGAAGACGCAGGACATGGTTTTTGCCATTGGGCCTGCAGGAACCGGTAAAACTTATCTGGCAGTGGTCATGGCCGTTACCGCGCTTAAAGCGGGCAGAATCAAGCGTCTCATCCTGACGAGACCTGCTGTTGAAGCCGGCGAAAATCTCGGTTTCCTGCCCGGGGATCTTAAGGAAAAAGTCGATCCATATCTTCGGCCGCTGTACGATGCGCTTCATGATGTGCTGGGTGCGGAACATACCTTGCGTTTGCTGGAACGTGGCACAATTGAAATTGCACCGCTTGCCTATATGCGGGGACGGACCCTGGAAGATGCCTATGTGATTCTTGATGAAGCTCAGAACACGACCCAGGAGCAAATGAAAATGTTTTTGACCCGTTTAGGCTTTGGTTCAAAGATGATTATTACAGGTGACGTGACACAGGTTGATCTACCCAAAGGGAAAAAATCAGGGCTGAAGACTGCGAGGGAATTACTGATTAACGTCCCCGGAATTGCTTTTATTGAGTTGCAAAGCGCTGATATTGTCCGCCATCCGCTTGTCCAGAAAATTATCGAGGCATATGGAGACTGA
- a CDS encoding helix-turn-helix transcriptional regulator encodes MELNGRQTRIIAIVRQSAPITGEQIAEKLNLTRATLRPDLAILTMAGFLEARPRVGYFYTGQTLSSLFSEQIQKMKVRDYLSFPAVVKDSSSAYDAVCDMFREDVGSLFVVNGKGLLSGVLSRKDLLRTAIGSQDMNQVPVSVIMSRMPNITYCRNDDSVIAVAELIIDKQVDAVPVVRDKDDGLEVIGRMTKTNITSAFVKLAKGTVR; translated from the coding sequence ATGGAACTTAACGGACGGCAAACGAGGATCATCGCAATAGTCAGACAGTCCGCCCCCATCACAGGGGAACAAATTGCCGAAAAATTGAATCTCACGCGGGCGACCCTTCGCCCGGATCTGGCCATCCTGACAATGGCTGGATTTCTGGAAGCCCGGCCGAGAGTCGGTTATTTCTATACGGGTCAGACACTCTCATCACTTTTTTCCGAGCAGATACAAAAAATGAAAGTCAGGGACTATCTCTCTTTTCCGGCCGTCGTGAAAGACTCTTCATCGGCCTATGACGCGGTCTGCGACATGTTCAGGGAGGATGTAGGGTCACTGTTCGTCGTGAATGGGAAAGGATTGCTCTCGGGCGTGCTCTCGCGAAAGGACTTGCTCCGTACAGCGATCGGCTCACAGGACATGAATCAAGTCCCGGTCAGTGTCATTATGTCGCGCATGCCTAATATTACTTACTGTCGGAATGACGATTCGGTCATTGCCGTGGCTGAATTGATCATCGATAAACAGGTCGATGCCGTGCCGGTCGTCCGCGACAAAGATGACGGTCTTGAAGTCATCGGGCGGATGACAAAAACAAATATCACAAGTGCATTTGTTAAACTTGCTAAAGGGACTGTCAGATAA
- a CDS encoding YaiI/YqxD family protein translates to MRKITLYVDADACPVKNEIRLIAGSFGIEPVFVASYASFSQNQESKWVYVDQRKEAADLYIVNHAFPGDLVVTQDMGLAGLLTGRGISVISIHGVEIEERRVPEILHRRYLAYKSLLAGRKIRGPRPFTDENRKEFSDALTKLLCRLVH, encoded by the coding sequence ATGAGAAAAATCACGTTATATGTCGATGCGGATGCATGTCCTGTGAAAAATGAAATTCGCTTAATTGCCGGCAGTTTCGGCATCGAGCCGGTTTTCGTTGCGTCATATGCCAGTTTCAGCCAGAATCAGGAATCAAAATGGGTTTATGTCGATCAGCGAAAGGAGGCAGCGGATCTTTATATTGTTAATCATGCTTTCCCCGGGGATCTTGTAGTGACACAGGACATGGGACTTGCAGGTTTACTAACCGGCCGTGGAATTTCCGTTATCTCGATCCACGGAGTTGAGATTGAAGAGCGCCGTGTTCCTGAAATTCTTCACAGAAGGTATCTGGCTTATAAATCATTGCTTGCGGGAAGAAAAATAAGAGGACCGCGCCCTTTTACAGATGAAAACCGCAAGGAATTTTCCGATGCACTGACAAAATTGTTATGCCGATTGGTTCATTAG